Genomic window (Phragmites australis chromosome 21, lpPhrAust1.1, whole genome shotgun sequence):
TATCATTGCCTGCACTGGCAAATGGTAAACCTTTCGTAGTTTTGCTGCAAATCAGCACTCATCACTTTTCAGTccataacaacaacaacaaagcctttcagtcccaaacaagttggggtaggctagagatgaaacccataagatctatAAGATGATGAAATTTGAAGGAACCTACATAAACAAGGGAAGCAAATAACAACCGAACATTATCATTGCCTGCACTGCCAAATGGTAAACCTTTCGTAGTTTTGCTGCAAATCAGTACTCATCACTTTTCAGTCCATAAGATGATGAAATTTGAAGAAACCTACATAAACAAGGGAATCAAATAACAACCAAAGCTAATTATTGCGACTTAATTTATGTTGGGGAGACTTTTGTATATGCCATTGAAAGTCGTTGGACCTGCCAGTAAACTTTGGTTTATTTTCTATGTGTCCCAGACCTGTTGCATTGATCTTGCATGTACTTTACTATCACTTGTATTCCTTGTGGTTTCTGGCTAAGCATCAATATTTATAATCATATAGCCAACTTCTGTGTTATTTTCCCTTATCTGAATAGTATGATTAAGTTTTGTCACAAATCGGAAGCATGCACACGACAAGTCTTAACTATTTACCCCAATAATCTGTTCTTTTCAGATTAAAAGTGGTATGCTTTCTTCATAATGCATATCCATTATTGACCTAGTATATATCTTGTGTACTATTACTATCTTAACATATATTTTGACAAACCTCTGGTCTAACCTTAACATATCTTAAAAACATCAGGAATGAAGATGAAGGATGCATTGAAGTTACCAAGGAACATCTTCAAAATGTGATGTTGCTATTGGATACGTCAGTGGCATTAAAGCTTCCTTGCTGTAATCTGTGAAGAATGTGATTTGTATGTCAGCAGGAACTCCTTGGATGGTTTTCTGATAGGGATAGTTCTGTAATTATATTGATGAAACGTGTATCCTGTGGAGTTTAGTCATGTAAAGAAAAAAGTTAAGATGTATCAACTCTGAGTTGATAGTTCTTTTTTTGAAGTGTTTTATTTTATCTGGAATAATTTCTGTGTGATGACCTTTTAAGAAAAAGTTATCTCCGATTTGATGCCTTTTTTGAAGTGTTTTTTTTGTCTGGAATAATTTATGTCTGATGCCCTTTAAAATTCGTTCAAAATAAGTCTCCCTATATGCCGTGTTAACCCTCACTAAAAGAAAGGCGAAACATTGTGTTGGTTGTTACTGTCGGACTCGCGTAgctatatttgaatttgaagcatCAGTGACTCGCGGGCATGAACACGCTGGGTAAAAATAGCTCTCCGTGATCAATCAGAACTAAACTCAGAAGACATAAAATATGCTTGGTTGTATCAATCTCAGTTTAACTCTTGAATGACACAAGAATTAGTTGATTTAATACTCGTTGCTGAGATCTCATCACAAAGCATATATCGATGTCAATAAGCTCGTTTAATAGACAGGTACAGAATGTGACACTGTCTTCTATTTAGCTCTGTGCAATTCTGACTTCTGAATAATGATAACTTTCCTTCACCATTGTGACAGATTACAGATTTACAGTTGATCTAGCAAAGGGCTCCCCTCTTTCGCAAGAATGAACAGGCCTCCATCGCCTCTCGAGATCCTGAAGTCTTTGTCCAAGTAGGTTGTCAAGAGCCAGGACCGGCCTCTGTTGTTGCCAGGAATTGGTACCTTGAGGGGTGGCTGCCCAGAAATGGTGCCTGCAATGCTAGCAAATGCTTGCTGCAAAGGGTTCAGCACCTGCTGGACTGGCCCCAGGCTGATCTTTTGCCCAAATATATCAACCTGTTCAGGAAGATCTACTGATGATGATATTGCGGGAGGCAGAAAGCTCCCTTCCTTGAATTGCACCTGCATTAAATCGATCACTCATGTAAGTTTGGCCATGTACACATATCACAAGACAACATAAATGAAAAATGGCGAAGCTAGCAACCGATGAATTATCACAAGAAATATTAACATTGTGAACTGAAGTATCAATTGAAAAGCATGTAATGCATCATAATCTGGCATTGAAAGTAAAACAAAATTATGGTAGCAATCATACTTCTAATGCGCATTCCACATTTCCCGCCAGTACAAAGAACAAATTAGCCAAGGAGCTTAGTGACTGAAATAAATGAACACGGTGGTATGATGGTCCTAATTTAAAAACGGTGAATCGACTGCTGTCGCTGACTTATCTTTATAACGTAATAACAAATCAAACAGAGTACTAGACTAGCATTACATTCAGGGCAATCAGTTCTGTACCTCTATCCTTGATGGACTTTGGACCTCAAAAGAGGCAGTTGCACTGAATGAAAACGAAGCGAATGGAGTCGAAAGGGTTGAAGCATTGCCTATCGTCATGCTTTTAGAGTCAATTTCCTGGGATATCTGCTTTACTTTGACAAAAGGTGTTGCCCCAGCAGCTAGAATAGGCAGAAGCTCAGAATATGCTGTATATCTGCAAGTCAACGATCATACACTATTAATATAGCCATCTTACCTTGAGAGAGGTTGATCGTATCAAGACCGCAAAAAACTAAGTTCATGAAAGGAGTATTAAGAAGCTAGAGAAGTAAAGCACCAACGGACTCAATGATCAGAAGCAGAACATGACATGTGTGTGCGCCCACGCGTGTAGACATGATCATCTAATAACCCTTCATTAGGTATCGAGGGACTTAGTCCTACTTAATTTAAGGTAACACAACATATGGTCCATCTGATGGTTACAAGCATGTGAACCAAAACAATAAATAGGTAAGCACCGGGCAAAATCCTCGCGGACTGGTAAGTCAACGGTTTCTTGCATCCTCGAGAATCCTTCACTATCCATTGAGGCCTAAATGCTTAAGTTACATATCCTTAAATCTCACCCATGTTTCGCTCCCTAATAAGTCTTCTTCACTTGGAGGTTGTACAGATCATATGGCAAAATAAGTTGCTCAGCTTTGAGTACAGAGGACAATCTACTTGTGCAGGTGCATTTCAAGTTAATGGCTCACCCCCAATCACTACAGATTTCATGTTAAACGACATGGCTGATTATTAGCACTTGCAACAGAGATCAATTCATCACCCCCAAATCATCGATCGATCAAGTTGCTAAGAGCGAACAAAGATTACAGGTTCAGGGAAAAACGGAGCTCACATGAGGATCCAGTTGCCGTCGAGGAGGTCTGGCGCCTCGACGGGCGCAGGCGTGGGGTTGGCGGCCTCGAGCTGGGTGACGAGCTCGACGATCTCCCCCCTGACCTCCGTGGACGCCCGGAACCCCAGCTCTGAGCCGTACACCGTGTCTACCAAGCACCGCTTcagctcctccctcccctccgccACCTCATCCTCCTTTGAATCGGCCCCCTCCGCAGCCGCCGGCTCCGGCTCCTTTCCCCATTCGTCGTCGTCGGCAGGGCTAGGCGGGTCCGCGGCGGAGGGCGGCTCGGGCTCGGGTGCCCCCGGCTCGCCCCACTCGTCGACGACGATGGGGCGCGAGTTCCCCGAGGCGGCGTCGCGGCCCCACTCGTCGTCGTCGATGGGCGGGTCCGGCTGCGAGGGGGGCTCGGGCGGCCCGGGCGGAGAGCGCTCGCCCCACTCGTCGGGGATACCCCCCTCGAGGCCCCGCCCTGCGGCCCCCGGCGTGCGGCGGAGACGAGGGCCGAGGCGCAGGGGGCGGGAGC
Coding sequences:
- the LOC133903030 gene encoding probable plastid-lipid-associated protein 3, chloroplastic codes for the protein MAPPLFAASLLPLLSPHPTSAARLAHGLSSRPLRLGPRLRRTPGAAGRGLEGGIPDEWGERSPPGPPEPPSQPDPPIDDDEWGRDAASGNSRPIVVDEWGEPGAPEPEPPSAADPPSPADDDEWGKEPEPAAAEGADSKEDEVAEGREELKRCLVDTVYGSELGFRASTEVRGEIVELVTQLEAANPTPAPVEAPDLLDGNWILIYTAYSELLPILAAGATPFVKVKQISQEIDSKSMTIGNASTLSTPFASFSFSATASFEVQSPSRIEVQFKEGSFLPPAISSSVDLPEQVDIFGQKISLGPVQQVLNPLQQAFASIAGTISGQPPLKVPIPGNNRGRSWLLTTYLDKDFRISRGDGGLFILAKEGSPLLDQL